The following is a genomic window from Halobacterium sp. R2-5.
GACCAGCCGGGGCTATGCAGTGATCGACTGCGGGACGGTGGATGCGGCGAGGCGGCGAGCCGTCCCCGAAGGAGAGCCGCCGGACAGCTAGGGGTTCCGCGCGAACAGCAGGTAGCCGGTGTGGCCGACGCCCGCCGTCGACGGCCGCGAGCCGCGCTCGTCGAGGTCCATCTCGCGCTGAATCGTCTCGATGGTCTCCACGTTCGTCAGCCCCGCCTCCTCGGCGGCGAGCGTGGCGTCGCGGGCGTTCTCGACGAACGGCGAGTACACCGCGGCGTACCCACCTGAGACGAGCAAGTCGTCGGCGTGCTCGACGACTTCGGGCGCGTTCTCCGTGTCCAGCGTCAACAGGTCGAATCCGGAGAGGTCGCCGAGATGGTCCGTGACGTCGCCCGTGCGGACGTCCACGGTATCGGCAACCTCCGCGAGCTCCATGTTGTCCCGGGCGACCTCCGCGAACTCGGCGTCGCGCTCGTAGGTCACCACGTCCGCGCCGAGCCGACCGAGGTAGGCGGCGAGCACCCCGGTGCCCGTGCCCGCGTCGAGCACGCGGTCGCCCGCCGACGCGCCCGTGTGGCCGACGACCAGCCCGATGTCCTTCGGCATCATCGGCGCACCCGTCCGGTCGAGGTGGTTGAACAGGTCCGGGCCGCGTAGCTCGCGGACCGTGAACGGCTCCCCGAGGTGGGTCTCGACGGTGTCGCCGGCGTCGACGGACTCCGGCACGTCGATGACGCCGAGGTCGGTGTGGACTTCGTCCCCGGGTGCGGCGAGGAATTCCCGGTCCTCGCGGACGAGCAGAATCACTCCAGGTCGGCGATGGCCGCGGCGAGGTCGCCGTCGTTCGCTTCGAGCGCTTCGCGAGCTTCGTCCTCGCTGACGCCCGCTCGCTGCACGACGAGGTCGACGTCGTCCTGCGGGATTCCGTCGTCGCCGTCGTCCTCGCTACCGGCGTCGTCGCCGGACTCGACGGCCGGCGTGTCGTCCGCGCTCTCGCGGGTCTCGGGCTCGCCGATGATCTGGTAGGTCTCCTGACCGCGGGCGTCCATCTTCGTGACGTCCGGGTCGTCGAAGACGAGCTCGTCGCCGTCGGCCTGCTTGATGACGACCTCGGTGGCGTCGATCTCGTCGACGTCGATGCCCATCTGTTTCATCATCTGTTCCATCTTCCGTGGGTTCATGCCGCCTCCGCCAAACATGCGCAGAGAGTCGCGTTGCGAGGTGAAAAGGATGGCGAACGCGAAGACGGAGGACGGGTTCGGATGTCGGTCCCCTGTCACTTCTCGGCGCCTTCGCGAACCATCACGGCCATCCCGGTGTCAAACGACCTTTTGCTGCGCTCGGTCGCGCCGCTCTCTCGCTGGCAAAAGCTCGGCCAAAAGCCAGCGTCACTCCCTCCGGACGCTCCTCGGCCCGGACTCGCGCCGCTCGTCCGGGGAACTACTTCTCGACGCCTTCGCGAACCATCACGGCCATCCCGGTGTCGAAATCGAGCATCGACCCGGCGTCGAGCTCCGCGCGGCCGACCGCGAGCAGCGCGCCGCGCTCGTGGACGACCGCGACCTCGTCGCCGGCGCGGACGTCCGGGTCGACGGTCTGGACGAACTTCGCGAAGACGTTCTTCTCCTCGCGGACGAACGGCTCGCTGTCGTCGCCGACGACCACGCGCGCCGCGGGGTGTGCGAGGTCGTCGACGAGCCGGCGGCCGCCCGCCGCGCCGAGCGTGAAGCGGCCGTCCATTCCGACCGAGACGAGGCGGGCGCCGTCGTCGCGGGCGACCTGCTGTGGGCGGCCCGTCGTCGACCGTTCGACCTCGAATCGCTCCTCGGGCGGGAACAGCGCCGCGCCCGCGCCGGCGCCGAACTGGTAGTCGGCGACGGCTCGCAGCGAGTCCACGTCCGCGTCCTGCATGCGTCGACGGTCGGCCGGCCGGCCTAAAGCCACTTCGGGTCGCCGTCGGCGTCCGGGAAGTGGATGCGTTTATGTGGACCGGGCCGAAACTCGGACGCATGAGTGACACTACGAAAATCGGTGCGTCGGCGGTGCTGCTCGCGCTCGGCACCGTGCTGCTGGTGTGGGTGAGTCTGAATCCCACTGGGACCACGCTGCTGCTCGTCGCGCCGGCGGTCGCGACGACGCTGCTGGCGGCGGGCGCGCTGCTGATGGGGTCGACGGGCACCGACGGCCGGATGGTTTAGAGCAGGAACGTCTCCTCTCGCTCGCTGAGGTCGACGAACGCGTCTGCGACCGCGATGAGCTCGTCGGCGGTCGACTCCTCGAACGCCATCACTTCGACGCGGACGCCCTCGTGGCGGAGGTGGTTGCAGAGCCGGGAGAAGTCGCCGTCGCCCGTGCAGAGCACGACGGTGTCGACGTGGTCGGCGAGCGTGACCGCGTCGAGACTCATGCCGACGTCCCAGTCGGCCTTCTTCGAGCCGTCGCCGAACGTCTTGATGTCCTTGATCTTCGCCTCGAAGCCGATGTCCCGCAGCGCCTCGAAGAAGCTGTCCTCGTCCTCGGCCTGTGCGCGGATGACGTACGCGATGGCTCGCGTGAGTTCGCGGTCCTGGACGGCCTTCTCGAGGAGCGCGGAGTAGTCGATGTTCCGGGAGTAGACGCTCTGCGCGGAGTGGTAGAGGTTCTGCGAGTCGGCCAGTACGGCGACTCGCTGCCCCGCGTGGATGGGAGCCATACCGGCCGTATGCACCCGTCCCCTAAAGTAGGTGTGAGAGTGGATTCAGGCGGGCGGCGTGTCGTACCGGGACAGCGACAGCGTCTCCGGGTCGAGCTCGTAGTAGGCCTCCCAGGCGGGCGCCAGGGAGACAACTCGCGTCGGGCCGAACTCGCTCTCGGCGTGCTCGTGGTGGTGGCCGACCAGGCAGAGCTCCGGTTCGAGGGTTTCGAGGATGTCGTCGATGTGCTCGCAGCCGACGTCGTACTCCTCGGTGACGGGGAGGCCGTGGGGGGCTTCGTGCGCGATGAAGACGTCGACGTCGTCGAGCCGTTTGGCGCGTTCGACGTCGTCGCGGACGAAGTGGCGGCGGCGCTCGTCGCTGAGCTCGCTCCGGGAGCGTTCGAAGCGCGAGGGCGCGTAGTTCCCGGAGAGCCCGGCGACGCGAAGCCCGGCGACGGTCTCGACGGTGCTGTGGAGGAGGACCGCGTTCGAGACGTCGTCGCTCTCGACGCGGCCGTGCCGGAGCGCCTCGATGACGTCGAAGTCCTCGTTGTTCCCGCCGATGAAGTACGTCGGCAGCGGGAGGTCGTAGTACATCAGATCCCCGGCCTGGAGCGCGACGTCGGCGTCGGACGCGCGGTACGCGGCGAACAGCGACTGCCGTCTGTCGGCGGTCGTCGCGTGTGCGTCCCCGAGGACTAGCATCTACGGGAGAGTCGCACGGACGCGCGAAAAATCTCCCGATGTGCGCGCGAAGGCGCTCGCGCCGGCAGCGCTTGCGCGCGCCGATAACCATTTACTTCCGGAGTGCCAGGCTTCCACGTATGAGTGGTACTCTCGGGACGCGGGCCGCCGCCGAGAGTGCCGTCTCCTTCTCGGGTAAACGCAAACGCAGCACAGCCGACTCGGACGGCTCGCTGCGGGCGTAGCACTCCCGTGCCGGGCCGACGTGGAACGCACGGCCCGCACACCGAACGACCCGACTCAATCCAGATGGACGACACAACACTCGTGAACGGCGTCTTCCCGGCGATGACGACGCCGTTCACGGCCGACGGCAGCATCGATTTCGACCGACTGCGAGCGCACGCGCGACGGCTCGTCGACAGCGGCGTCGACGGCGTGGTGCCTGTGGGCTCGACCGGCGAGAGCGCGACGCTCACCCACGACGAGCACGTGGAGGTGGTGGAGGAAGTCGTCGACGAGGTCGGCGGCGAGGTGCCGATCATCGCGGGCGCGGGCAGCAACTCCACGCACGAGGCGCTCGGGCTCTCCCAGCGCTCCGTGGACGCTGGCGCGGACGGCATCCTCCTCATCTCGCCGTACTACAACAAGCCCGAGCCGGAGGGCATGGAGGCCCACTACCGGGAGATTGCCGACCGCGTGGACGCACCCCAGATTATCTACAACGTCCCGTCGCGGACCGGCCGGAACATCGCCGTGGAGACCGCGGAGGCGCTGGCGAGCCACGAGAACGTCGTCGGGTACAAGGCGGCGAGCGGCGACGTCGGCCGCATCAGCGAGGTCGCCGAGCGCACGCGCGAGGACGACTTCGCCGTGCTCTCCGGGGACGACGGCCTGACGCTGCCAGTCATCTCGGTGGGCGGCACGGGCACCATCAGCGTCACCGCGAACGTCGAGCCCGAGCGCGTCAGCGACCTCGTGTGGTCGGCGCTGGAGGGCGACTACGAGACCGCCCGGGAGCGCCACCGCGAGCTCGAGCCGCTGAACCGCGCGCTGTTCGCGGAGACGAACCCGATTCCCGTGAAGGCCGCCCAGGAGATTCGCGGCCACGGCCCCGCGAACTACCGGTCGCCGCTGACCGACGCCTCCGAGGAGACCCGCGAGCTGCTCCGGGAGGCGCTCGCCGACCTCGACGAGCGGGAGGTACCCGCATGAGGGTAGGGGTGACCGGCGCGACCGGACGGATGGGCCGCGAGGTCCGCGAGGCGGCCGCCGAGCGCGGGGCCGAGGTGGCGTTCGCGACGACCCGCGACCCCGACGGCGACCTCGACCCCGCGGACGGATTCGCGTCGCTGGTCGAGGCAGAGAATCCTGACGCGGTCGTGGACTTTACCGTGCCGGAGGCGAGCGTGCCGTACGTGACCGCCTGCGCGGACGCCGGCGTCCCGATCGTCGTCGGCACCACGGGCTTCGACGACGAGGAACTCGACACGCTCCGGGAGGCCGGCAGCGACGCGCCCGTGCTGCTCGGCGCGAACTTCTCGCGCGGGGTGCAGGCGCTGCTGGACGCCGTGGAGGCCGCGGTCGGCGCGCTCCCCGAGTACGAC
Proteins encoded in this region:
- a CDS encoding tRNA (adenine-N1)-methyltransferase, which translates into the protein MILLVREDREFLAAPGDEVHTDLGVIDVPESVDAGDTVETHLGEPFTVRELRGPDLFNHLDRTGAPMMPKDIGLVVGHTGASAGDRVLDAGTGTGVLAAYLGRLGADVVTYERDAEFAEVARDNMELAEVADTVDVRTGDVTDHLGDLSGFDLLTLDTENAPEVVEHADDLLVSGGYAAVYSPFVENARDATLAAEEAGLTNVETIETIQREMDLDERGSRPSTAGVGHTGYLLFARNP
- a CDS encoding nascent polypeptide-associated complex protein, which gives rise to MFGGGGMNPRKMEQMMKQMGIDVDEIDATEVVIKQADGDELVFDDPDVTKMDARGQETYQIIGEPETRESADDTPAVESGDDAGSEDDGDDGIPQDDVDLVVQRAGVSEDEAREALEANDGDLAAAIADLE
- a CDS encoding PUA domain-containing protein, whose product is MQDADVDSLRAVADYQFGAGAGAALFPPEERFEVERSTTGRPQQVARDDGARLVSVGMDGRFTLGAAGGRRLVDDLAHPAARVVVGDDSEPFVREEKNVFAKFVQTVDPDVRAGDEVAVVHERGALLAVGRAELDAGSMLDFDTGMAVMVREGVEK
- a CDS encoding NYN domain-containing protein translates to MAPIHAGQRVAVLADSQNLYHSAQSVYSRNIDYSALLEKAVQDRELTRAIAYVIRAQAEDEDSFFEALRDIGFEAKIKDIKTFGDGSKKADWDVGMSLDAVTLADHVDTVVLCTGDGDFSRLCNHLRHEGVRVEVMAFEESTADELIAVADAFVDLSEREETFLL
- a CDS encoding metallophosphoesterase — encoded protein: MLVLGDAHATTADRRQSLFAAYRASDADVALQAGDLMYYDLPLPTYFIGGNNEDFDVIEALRHGRVESDDVSNAVLLHSTVETVAGLRVAGLSGNYAPSRFERSRSELSDERRRHFVRDDVERAKRLDDVDVFIAHEAPHGLPVTEEYDVGCEHIDDILETLEPELCLVGHHHEHAESEFGPTRVVSLAPAWEAYYELDPETLSLSRYDTPPA
- the dapA gene encoding 4-hydroxy-tetrahydrodipicolinate synthase, whose product is MDDTTLVNGVFPAMTTPFTADGSIDFDRLRAHARRLVDSGVDGVVPVGSTGESATLTHDEHVEVVEEVVDEVGGEVPIIAGAGSNSTHEALGLSQRSVDAGADGILLISPYYNKPEPEGMEAHYREIADRVDAPQIIYNVPSRTGRNIAVETAEALASHENVVGYKAASGDVGRISEVAERTREDDFAVLSGDDGLTLPVISVGGTGTISVTANVEPERVSDLVWSALEGDYETARERHRELEPLNRALFAETNPIPVKAAQEIRGHGPANYRSPLTDASEETRELLREALADLDEREVPA
- the dapB gene encoding 4-hydroxy-tetrahydrodipicolinate reductase; the encoded protein is MRVGVTGATGRMGREVREAAAERGAEVAFATTRDPDGDLDPADGFASLVEAENPDAVVDFTVPEASVPYVTACADAGVPIVVGTTGFDDEELDTLREAGSDAPVLLGANFSRGVQALLDAVEAAVGALPEYDVEVTETHHNGKRDAPSGTANVLLDRIDETRGDSDRVHGREGEQPREDGEIGVHARRAGDVTGEHEALLAGNDEVLELTHRAGDRSVFAAGALDAAAWLADQPADFYRFEEVASEL